Within the Epinephelus lanceolatus isolate andai-2023 chromosome 9, ASM4190304v1, whole genome shotgun sequence genome, the region TCAGCTGGTTGGCTGAAGAGCCTGCTTTCCTCAAAACTACAAATGTGGGAACAGACCTTGGGCGGCTGACCCCAGTGGGCTGTTTATTGAATCTAAGTACCAAGGCAAAACATTTAAACTGCAATATTTCAAGAGgtaaaaggagaaaataaacATGATCTTTTAAAAAGGCGGATACTGCAGAGCACAAATGTACAAATCTACAATTCTGTTAACTTTCCCTCTAAAGACAACGCATCTCTGTTGAGTAGAAAAAATACATTACTGCAAATGCTGTGTCATTTTCAAACTTAAGGTCCCGCTAATTTTTATGGCCTGAATCAATGCTgtacatttaaaggtccagtatgtaggatttcaTGACATATAGTGGTGATgctgcagattgcagccaactgaaacttctcctgcaTGCCAAGCTTGTAGGAGAAACTACAGAGGCCGACACaaaaatgcgaatggccctatctagaaccagagtttgggttttttgttctgggctactgcagaACAACATGACAGCCTCTGttgaagaggacctgctctgtatgtggatataaaaggctcattctaaggtaaggaaaacacaACGAGTCTTAGTTTCATGTGATCATAcataaaacatagttatgaatactggattccatttctgccaatatatccccctaaatcctacacactggatgtTTAAATATACACTCCCAGACTTTGTGTTGTACTCAACTGTGTCCCTACTCACCGTTTTGAAGGTCAGTACAGTTATATGATGATTTTTGTGCACAGCAATTGTTTCTTGAACTCTGACTGTGTCATATTACAAACCTTTCTTCAAACATCAACCCTCAAAACCAGTAAGTAGCTAATTACAATACTTTTATAAGAACTAAAGCAGTGCCGAGTGTTTACATTCAATTAACTATTtgacaaatttaaaaagaatttCTATAGTAATTACTTTGCCTAGATTGTCCGACTACAAAAGAAAGTGGAAGCACTTTGAAAGGAATAAGCCCACAACTGGTAACATATATATTCAATACACAATTCAGCCTTTCATTAAACACAGTGTGACCTAAAACTGTTACAGATTTGCATCAGGTGCATTTGTCCAATATcagcaaaaacatgtttcttgacTTCTTTTAGGAACTGCATTCTTCATCTTATAAACTATACACACTGCCCTTTACAAAGGTGCAATAAGTCATAACATTCAACACAAACATGTCTGGGATGATACTGGAGAAATCCACACTCATTATTTCCATCTACACACATTAAAGTGACGTGGTCTCTGCCAGGATGAAATAACCGTTGATGGTGAAACAGTTAAACAAAGAGGCGCTGGTGTAGTGGTTTGAAGCATCCTTTGAAAACAGGGAcagtgtttttgctgctgtcagGTGAAGACCTCAGACCTTCCAGACACTTTCATTTAATTTCTCACAAATTCAAAAAAATGGCTACGCTGAAATTGGGTTTTGAAAGGATTTCAAAAGCTAATGTGCCATTACAGTTCCTTAAACCAAAGCACAAAGTCCTTGAATTCCAACAGAAGCATGAAAGCTACCAGTAGAAACTAACTCAGAAATAATAAGGGTTTCACCAGACAGCAGTTGTCTGCTAGAGTCTATATATTACTTTGTATATTGTGCAATAAGAATGTGTTTGTTGACTGTATATACAtcgtgtgtgggtgtgtttaggGCTTTTTGGTGGGAGTGACTATTGGAGGCACAGGGGCACTGACAGGGATGACTCCGGTGGCCAgcaggatgatgatgaggacgaTGATGAGGACAACCACAATGATGACCACGACCAGCTTGACGTTCTTCCACCAGTAGGTGCGAGCCACTTTCTGGGACGTCTGCTTGAAGTGCTGAGCCTGAGCAGGGAGGGAGACGAGACAATACATTGAAGCAAAACATCATGTGTGTTTGGTTAAGTGGTCAATTCTTTATTAAAGCCACTGTGTGGGATTTCtgtgatattttattgtttcaatCGAACCAATCAGTAGTGAGTGACGTCTTACCAACTCTTTAATTTTTCAGTTGACACAGAAGCCGTGGAAGCGGTTGTAAGGTGCACTTAACGTTTTTCATACTGATCAAAACATATgtcaatttaaaagaaaatatcaatattttggAAAATAGACTTATTccctttcttgccaagagttttATGGGAAGACTCATGTCCCTACACTCAATATATGGAGTGGTTAAGgaatagggctgcacaataaatTGAAATGTAATCACAATCACGATTTTGACTTCCCACAATTAAAGGAACATGATCTGCTGTGTGgttgacatttaaaatgtgtgcttTGCTTGTAGAAAACTCTGTTGCACATTAAATCAAGCGTTTTCTAGATTAACAGCCAGTCTGCACTTTTGGGGAGTTGTCTGCGACACATGCACCCTGCAGTGGCAGAAATACTTTCCTGAATGTTGTGCCTGCAGGCGGGCTTAACAAAAATCATCTGTTCATTAACTGTCACCATCAATACTTTGGAAATTGTTGGGAGAGAACGAATCATATGCGACAAATGGATGAGACTTGTATCTGTGCTGCAAGTAACTCAACCAGCCTGTtaaaccacctaaaaaaaaactctAAAAACTGCAGTACGATGAATGCATGAAGGCCAAGATGAATAACATCGCCAACATTACTTCACTGAGTCCCCATCCTTGACAGCAATGCTGCAGAGCGTCATGGTGCTGTGACCGCTGTAAAAAGTAATACAGCGACGGAGACATATCCATAGGAGGAAGGAAGTTATTTTAATTAGCAGGAATGCAGCACCAGGTGAAAGTGAGAGCAGTGCTCTGTTGATTTAAATTTGGGTAAAAAGTTTGgcacaattgta harbors:
- the LOC117253010 gene encoding vesicle-associated membrane protein 8-like; the protein is MDNDPERGGVAAAPEPQDKVQALRDQVDGVKTIMTHNVDRILARGERLDDLMGKSEDLQAGAQHFKQTSQKVARTYWWKNVKLVVVIIVVVLIIVLIIILLATGVIPVSAPVPPIVTPTKKP